A genomic stretch from Leptodactylus fuscus isolate aLepFus1 chromosome 10, aLepFus1.hap2, whole genome shotgun sequence includes:
- the LOC142183516 gene encoding histone H3: MARTKQTARKSTGGKAPRKQLATKAARKSAPATGGVKKPHRYRPGTVALREIRRYQKSTELLIRKLPFQRLVREIAQDFKTDLRFQSSAVMALQEASEAYLVGLFEDTNLCAIHAKRVTIMPKDIQLARRIRGERA, from the coding sequence ATGGCAAGAACCAAGCAGACCGCCCGCAAATCCACCGGAGGGAAAGCTCCCCGCAAGCAGCTGGCCACTAAGGCCGCCAGGAAGAGCGCTCCCGCCACCGGCGGAGTGAAGAAGCCTCACCGCTACCGCCCTGGTACAGTCGCTCTGCGTGAAATCCGCCGCTACCAGAAGTCCACCGAGCTGCTGATCCGTAAGCTTCCCTTCCAGCGCCTGGTTCGAGAGATCGCCCAGGACTTCAAGACGGATCTCCGCTTCCAGAGCTCCGCCGTCATGGCCCTGCAGGAAGCTAGCGAAGCTTACCTGGTCGGGCTCTTTGAGGACACCAACCTGTGCGCCATCCACGCCAAGAGGGTCACCATCATGCCCAAAGACATCCAGCTGGCCCGCAGGATTCGTGGGGAGAGGGCTTAA
- the LOC142219074 gene encoding histone H2B type 1-O-like, which produces MPDPAKSAPAPKKGSKKAVTKAQKKDGKKRKRARRESYAIYVYKVLKQVHPDTGISSKAMSIMNSFVNDVFERIAGEASRLAHYNKRSTITSREIQTSVRLLLPGELAKHAVSEGTKAVTKYTSAK; this is translated from the coding sequence ATGCCTGATCCCGCCAAGTCTGCCCCAGCGCCCAAGAAGGGCTCCAAGAAAGCCGTGACCAAGgcccagaagaaggacggcaagaagcgtaagagggccaggagggagagctaTGCCATCTACGTGTACAAGGTGCTGAAGCAGGTCCACCCCGACACCGGCATTTCTTCCAAGGCCATGAGCATCATGAATTCCTTCGTCAACGACGTCTTTGAGCGCATCGCAGGAGAAGCCTCCCGCCTGGCTCACTATAACAAGcgctccaccatcacctcccgggagatccagacctccgtgcgcctgctgctgcccggagagttggccaagcacgccgtgtccgagggcaccaaggccgtcaccaagtacaccagcgccaagtaa
- the LOC142182984 gene encoding histone H1.03-like, giving the protein MAETAPAAAAAPPPAEPAAKSKKQPKKAAAGGAKKSKKSSGPTVSELIVKAVSASKERSGVSVAALKKVLAAGGYDTDKNRSRVKLGLKALVTKGTLIQVKGSGASGSFKLNKKQAESKDKAAKKKPAAAKPKKAAAKKPAAKSPKKAPTAAKSPKKAKKPAAAAKKAAKSPKKPKAAPKAKKVTKSPAKKAAKPKAAKSPAKKAAKPKAAKSPAKKAAKAKKPAAKK; this is encoded by the coding sequence ATGGCAGAAACCGCgcccgccgctgccgctgctccccctcccgcCGAACCGGCCGCCAAATCCAAGAAGCAGCCGAAGAAAGCAGCCGCAGGGGGCGCCAAGAAGAGCAAGAAATCCTCCGGTCCCACCGTGTCCGAGCTGATCGTCAAAGCCGTGTCCGCCTCCAAGGAGCGCAGTGGGGTGTCTGTGGCCGCCCTGAAGAAGGTGCTGGCTGCTGGCGGCTACGATACAGACAAGAACCGCAGCCGTGTCAAGCTGGGCCTTAAGGCTCTGGTGACCAAGGGAACCCTGATCCAGGTGAAAGGCAGCGGCGCCTCCGGCTCCTTCAAGCTGAACAAGAAGCAGGCGGAGAGTAAGGACAAGGCGGCCAAGAAGAAGCCTGCAGCGGCCAAGCCCAAGAAAGCTGCCGCCAAGAAGCCCGCGGCTAAGTCTCCTAAGAAGGCGCCGACCGCGGCCAAGAGCCCGAAGAAAGCCAAGAAGCCTGCCGCGGCCGCCAAGAAGGCGGCCAAGAGCCCCAAGAAGCCGAAGGCGGCTCCTAAAGCCAAGAAGGTGACGAAGAGCCCGGCTAAGAAGGCGGCTAAGCCCAAAGCTGCCAAGAGCCCAGCTAAGAAGGCTGCCAAGCCCAAAGCTGCCAAGAGTCCGGCTAAGAAGGCTGCTAAAGCCAAGAAGCCCGCGGCTAAGAAATAA